Part of the Catenulispora sp. MAP5-51 genome is shown below.
CGGGTTCTCGCGCTTGTCGGCGACCAGGCCGGCCAGGATGCCGTAGACCTTGGTGGCGTTCTCCGTCTGCTCCTCGGCGGACAAGGTGGTGTCGAACACGGCGTCCACGCAGCCGCGGAACGCCTGCCGGGCCTCGGCGGGCAGGCCCATCAGGGAGCCGATGACCTGGATCGGCAGCGGGACGGCGAAGCGCTCGCGCAGGTCGGCGCTCTGGCCGGCCGGGGTGGCGGCCAGCTCGTCGAGCAGGGCGCGGGTCATCTCCTCGATCGCCGGGGCCAGGGCTGCCATCCGGCGGGCGGCGAAGGCCGGGCTGACCAGGCGGCGCAGCCGGCGGTGCTCGGCGCCGTAGGCGGTGAACATGTTGCTCACGCCGACCCACAGGGTCAGCGGCCACTTGCCGACGATCTCGTCGGGGAACTTCGGCCAGTGCCGGGCGGCGTCCTTGGACACCCGGGGGTCGACCAGGAGCGTCTTGAGCACGGCCGGGTCGGCTATCGCCCACACCTCCTGGCCCAACAGGTCGACGCGGGTGGCGGGGCCGTGGGCCCGGAGATGAGCGTCCTCGGTGTGGCGGTTCGCGCCGGTGGGATCGAGGGTCAGGACGTGCTGGTCCATGCTGGGGCCTTCCATGGCGGACAGGAGCGATCGAGGACAGGCTACTGATTCACAACGGCCGGGGTGCGCGGGGCGTTCAGCGAACAGGGTTCTGCCTCGGGACCGGGATGGCGACCGGCAGCGCGGCCAGCCCGCGGGCGAAGGGCCCGGGCCGCCACACCAGGTCCTTCTCGGGGACCGCGAGCTCCATCTCGGGCAGGGCGTCCAGGATCTGGTCGATCGCCGCCTGGGCGATCAGGTAGGCCGCGGACTGGGCCGGGCAGGCGTGCGGGCCCACGCTCCAGGCCAGGTGGGCGCGGTTGCCGGCGCGCTGGTCGGAGGCGATGGCCGGGTCGTTGTTGCAGGCCGAGAAGCTGATCACCACCGGCTGGTCCGCGGGCAGCCAGACGCCGTCGATCTGCACCGGGTAGGGCGGGTAGGAGATGCCGAAGTTGGCCATCGGAGGGTCCTGATACAGCACCTCGTCCAGCGCGTCGCGGACGGTGAGGTTGCCGTCCAGCACGTCCCCGGAGAACCGCTCGTCGGTGAGGATCAGCAGCAGGGTGTTGGCGATCAGGTTCTGCTGGGGCTCGATGCCGGCGCCGTAGACGCAGGCCAGCTGGTGCACCATCTCCGGGAGTTCCAGCTCTGATTCGTGCTGCAGCATCCGGGTGGTGATGTCGTCGGCCGGGCGCTCCTTCTTCATCATGACCAGCTCGGCCAGCGCCGCGGCGAGCATGGCGTTGCCGGCCTCGGCGTCGATGCCCTCGAAGATCTTGGCCATGCCGATCGCCACCCGCTCGCCGATCTCCGGCGGGCAGCCCAGCATGCGGTTGAGGACGCGGAACGCCAACGGGAACGCGTATTGCGTGATCAGGTCCGCCTGGCCGGCCCGGCTCAGGCCGGCGATCAGGTCCCCGGCCACGTCCTGGACCACCCGGCGCAGCGCGTGCAGGTCGACGCCGTTGAGGCTGTACACGTTGGAGCTGCGGTACCGGGAGTGCTCCATACCCGCGCTGCGCAACGCATTCGGCCGCCACTCCATCATCGGCCGGACCGGGCAGGTCTGGGACAGGTTCGCCCCCTCCCAGCGGCGCGGGTCGGCCGGGAAGCGCTCCGGGTCGTGCAGGATCCGGATGGCGGTCTGGTAGCCGATCACCAGCGTGGCCGGCACTTCGGGGTCCAGCAGGACCGGGACCAGCGATCCGTGCAGGTTGCGCATCCGCTCGTACACGCCGTGCGGGTCGGCGGCGAACTCGGGCGTGTACATGGGGATGCGCGATATGGCGGTGCTCTGTGGGGGTGTCTGGGTCGTCACGCGAGCGTCTCCGGTCGGCTGGTGAGGTGTTCGACGAGCATGATCAGGGCCTTGATGGACGAGGTCTGGTCGCGGGCGTCGCAGACGGTCAGGGGGGTGGTCGGCGCCAGGTCCAGGGCCTCGCGGATCTCCTGGGCCGGATAGCGGCGCCCGCCGTCGAACTCGTTCACGGCGACCGTGTAGGGCAGGCCGCGCTTCTCCACGGCACTGAGGATCTCGTCGGAGTGGTCCAGGCGCCGGGTGTCGACCAGCACCAGGGCACCGGCCGCGCCGCGGGCCAGCTCGTCCCACATCGGCAGGAACCGGTGCTGCCCCGGCGTGCCGAACAGGTACAGCGCCACGTCCCCGAAGGTCCGGCGCCCGAAGTCCATGGCCACCGTCGTCGAGGTCTTCTTCGGCAGCCCGGCCAGGTCGTCCACGCCGAGACTGGCCTCGGTGATCGGCTCCTCGGTGCGCAGCGGCTTGATCTCCGAGACGCTGCCCACGAACGTGGTCTTGCCGGCCCCGAAGTGGCCGGCCACCAGCAGCTTCACGGACCGGGTGACGGTGCCGGGCAGGTAGGCGACCTCAGACAAGTTGGCGGAGCCCACGGAGAACCTCTTTCAGCACGTCGATCTCGGGGACGTCGGCGGTCGGAGCGGGGACGGCGAGATGTCCGGAGTCCATCAGGGCGGAGGCCAGGATCGAGACCACCGACGGCGGCAGATCCAGGTGCGCGGCGATCTCCGCGACCGACAGGGCGCCGTGCCGGCTGCACACGCCCAGCACCCGGCGCTGCTCGGGGGCCAGCCCCTGGGCCGGGACGTCCTGCGCGATCAGCAGCGTCACCAGCCCGAGCTTGCGGCTGGGGCGCACCACGCCGCCGGTCACGACGTACGCGCGCACCAGGTCCGGGTCGCGCCGCGGCCGGCTCATGGCCGGCGCGTCTCGCTGGTCAGCTCGTTGCCCAGGCGCGAGGCCAGATCGTTCATCCGGTGCACGATCAGCCCGGCGTCCGCGGTGGGCTCCGCGCACACCCCCAGCATCGCGTTCTGGCCCGCGGCGGTGACCAGGACCAGGGCCTGGTCGTACTCGATCAGGTTCTGCCGCAGCCGGTTGTCCTGGTCCCCGGTCATCGTGGCCAGCGCCTTGCCCAGGGACTGCACCCCGCTGACCGCCGCGGCGAACGCGTCGGCCTCGTCGCGGGAGATCGAGTCCGAATGCGCCATGCGCAGCCCGTCCCCGGAGATGAGGACCGAGTAGCGCACCCCTTCGATGTCCAGGCTGCTGAGCATCCAGGTCAGCTTGTTGTTCCCGTCAGCCGGCGGGGCGGTGGTGCTCACGGGCTATCGAGTCCCTTCTGCGGGGTCGGAGGGCGTGTCCGCGCCGTCGGTGCGGTGCGCGCCGCTCTGCCACGCCGCGGCGATGCCGGGCCGCGGCGGCGAGGCGCTGAGCACCGGCGGGAGGGGCTGGGTGTCCTGCGTGGCGCTGTGCCGCCGGCGGCGCGGCAGCCCGGCGTCGGTGGTGTCCAGTTCCACGAGGTCTTCCGGCGCGGGCGGCGCGGCGTCGGAGCCGTCGTCGATCGGGACCTCCGCGGCGAGCAGGGACTCAGGGATGAACAGCGCCGCGCGCGTCCCGCCGAACGGGCTGCTGGAGCCGTCGATGGAGGCCTGGAAGCCGTAGCGCCGGCTCAGCGCGGCCACCGTCGGGAAGCCGATCTTCGGGTGCGGGCCCAGGGCGTGCAGGTCCACCGGTTCCTGGCCGGACAGGATGCGGCGCGCGGCGTCCAGCTGCTCGCTGTTCATTCCCACGCCGGCGTCGTCGACGATGACGGTCACGCCGTGGTGGCCCTCCTGGAACGTCACGTCGACGAAGGACCCGGGCGGGGAGTAGCGGGCGGCGTTGTCCAGCAGCGTGGCCACCGCGTGCACGGCGGGCTCCACGGCCTGGCCGACCACCTGGCGGCTCAGCTCGCGCGGCCGGACCCGCTGGTAGTCCTGGATGCGGCCCATCGCGCCGCGCACCACGTCGGTCATCGGCTGGGCCGGCCAGCGCCGGCCGGGCAGGCCGCCGCAGACCACGACGTAGGACTGCGCCTGGCGGATCATCTGCTGGACGGTGTGGTCGATCAGCGTGAGGGTCTCGAAGGTCTCGTCGCCCCGGTGGCGGCGCATGGCCTCGGCGACCACCTTGCTCAGGTTCGCCCCGAGGCTGACCACGGTCTCGGCGAAGGACCGCACGGCCGACTCGGTGGTCTGGTGGGCCTCTTCCTCAACGCGCTGACGCACCGAGGAGGCCACGCCGCGCTGCAGA
Proteins encoded:
- a CDS encoding cytochrome P450 — translated: MTTQTPPQSTAISRIPMYTPEFAADPHGVYERMRNLHGSLVPVLLDPEVPATLVIGYQTAIRILHDPERFPADPRRWEGANLSQTCPVRPMMEWRPNALRSAGMEHSRYRSSNVYSLNGVDLHALRRVVQDVAGDLIAGLSRAGQADLITQYAFPLAFRVLNRMLGCPPEIGERVAIGMAKIFEGIDAEAGNAMLAAALAELVMMKKERPADDITTRMLQHESELELPEMVHQLACVYGAGIEPQQNLIANTLLLILTDERFSGDVLDGNLTVRDALDEVLYQDPPMANFGISYPPYPVQIDGVWLPADQPVVISFSACNNDPAIASDQRAGNRAHLAWSVGPHACPAQSAAYLIAQAAIDQILDALPEMELAVPEKDLVWRPGPFARGLAALPVAIPVPRQNPVR
- a CDS encoding ATP/GTP-binding protein is translated as MGSANLSEVAYLPGTVTRSVKLLVAGHFGAGKTTFVGSVSEIKPLRTEEPITEASLGVDDLAGLPKKTSTTVAMDFGRRTFGDVALYLFGTPGQHRFLPMWDELARGAAGALVLVDTRRLDHSDEILSAVEKRGLPYTVAVNEFDGGRRYPAQEIREALDLAPTTPLTVCDARDQTSSIKALIMLVEHLTSRPETLA
- a CDS encoding DUF742 domain-containing protein, whose amino-acid sequence is MSRPRRDPDLVRAYVVTGGVVRPSRKLGLVTLLIAQDVPAQGLAPEQRRVLGVCSRHGALSVAEIAAHLDLPPSVVSILASALMDSGHLAVPAPTADVPEIDVLKEVLRGLRQLV
- a CDS encoding roadblock/LC7 domain-containing protein; translated protein: MSTTAPPADGNNKLTWMLSSLDIEGVRYSVLISGDGLRMAHSDSISRDEADAFAAAVSGVQSLGKALATMTGDQDNRLRQNLIEYDQALVLVTAAGQNAMLGVCAEPTADAGLIVHRMNDLASRLGNELTSETRRP
- a CDS encoding ATP-binding protein, translated to MNADIALWCTAAALIIAIAVAVYWARGAGQLRARVAGLEEACAARDAAVAQLVAAGLPSVGELTGDSPAGQAVHHFPAVPPVLERTAFAGDIQVLTRRYGTGLRDLQRGVASSVRQRVEEEAHQTTESAVRSFAETVVSLGANLSKVVAEAMRRHRGDETFETLTLIDHTVQQMIRQAQSYVVVCGGLPGRRWPAQPMTDVVRGAMGRIQDYQRVRPRELSRQVVGQAVEPAVHAVATLLDNAARYSPPGSFVDVTFQEGHHGVTVIVDDAGVGMNSEQLDAARRILSGQEPVDLHALGPHPKIGFPTVAALSRRYGFQASIDGSSSPFGGTRAALFIPESLLAAEVPIDDGSDAAPPAPEDLVELDTTDAGLPRRRRHSATQDTQPLPPVLSASPPRPGIAAAWQSGAHRTDGADTPSDPAEGTR